In Anaeromicrobium sediminis, the genomic window ATATTTAGTTATTGCAAGGATACTATTATCTTGGATAAGTAATAATCCCTATGGAGGTGTGCATAGGTTTCTGCATCAAGTGACAGAGCCCATATTGGCGCCATTTAGAGAGTTATCCTATAGAATAGGCATAGGAGGAGGTATGATAGACTTATCACCTATCTTTGCCATATTCTTTCTACAATTAGTAAATGGATTAATAAATAGCATATTATAGAAAGTGTGATAACTTGATAAATAGAGATAGATTTTTAACTCATATAAGAGATTCAGAAGACAGACAAACAATGACTAAAATATTAAATAAAGCACAAAAGAGTTTGAAAAATTATATAGTATGTGGAACTGAATTCTATAGTCCATATGAGATAAATATGGCCATACCTATAATTGAACAAATTCATGATTTGAATTACTTTATATATGGAGCATATGAAAATGCAGAGAGAAAAATTATTATTTTTTATCCATCCATATTTGAACTTACAAAGGAAGATTATCCTATAGGAATAATAAAAGTAGAGGGTAATTTTAACAAAAGTACCTTAAGCCATAGGGATTTTTTAGGAGCTATATTAGGTCTTGGCTTAAAAAGAGGAAAAATTGGAGATATTTTAATCAATGAAAATGAAGCCTTAATAATTGGATATAAAGAAATTAATGAGTTTATAAGGTTGAATTTAACAAAGATAGGAAGAAATAATATATCCATAGAACATGTGGACTTGGATTATAAAATAGAAAAAGAAGATAAATATAAAATGGTCACTTCAACTGTGGCTTCTTTAAGATTGGATAGTGTAGTGGCTACAGGATTTTCCATATCTAGAAGCATAGCTACTAAATTAATTAAAGGTGATAAGGTGAAGGTGAATTGGAAACTACAACCTCAGCCTTCAACACTAGTTTCTTCTGGAGATGTGATTTCTGTAAGAGGAAAAGGAAGAATTGAAGTTTTCCATGTTGGTGGAAAAACTAAAAAAGATAGATATAAAGTCCAAATTAAGAGAATGCTTTAGGGAGAGGATTTAATGATAACACCACTAGATATACAAAATAAAGAATTTAAAAAGTCTATGAGGGGATATAAAGAAAGTGAAGTAGATGAGTTTTTAGATGAAATCATTAATGATTATGAAAAACTATATAAGGATAATAAAGAATTAAATGATAAAATTGAAATGGTGCAAGAACAAATTAAAAAGTATGAAACTATAGAGAAAACTCTAAGGGATACATTAGTAGTAGCCCAAAGTACTGCAGAGGATGTTGGATCTAATGCAAGAAAACAAGCAGAGATTATAATACAAGAGGCGGAAGCTAAAGCTAAGAACATAATAGGTGAGGCTAATAATGAAGTTTTAAATATAAACAAGGAATATGAGCAAGCAAAACAACAACTAAATATATTTAAAACTAGATTTAAAACTTTACTAGAATCCCAACTAGAGACTATGGAAAAAATTACTGAAGAAATATAATAGGAGGCATAATATGAAAAAGTTTGGAATTATAGGAGCAATGGATGAAGAAACGATTATAATTAAGGAAAAAATGGAAGTGAAAAATAGTACTGAAATGGCAGGTATGACATTCCATGAAGGTATATTTTGTAATAAAGATGTGGTTTTAGTAAGATGCGGTATAGGAAAGGTTAATGCAGCCATTTGTACTCAAATATTAATTAGTAACTTCAAAGTAGATACTATAATAAATACAGGTGTAGCAGGGGCCGTAGACTCTGAACTTAATATTGGAGATGTGGTAATATCTAAGGATGTATTAGAACATGACTTTGATGTTACTAACTTTGGTGGATATAAGTTAGGACAAATTCCTAGAATGGATACATGGATATTTGGAGCTGATGAAAAACTTATAGAAGCAGCTACTAAGGCTAGAAATGACATGGAATATAAAACAAAAGTAGGAAGGGTTTTATCAGGAGATGTATTTGTGGCATGTAAAGATAAAAAGGCATTTTTATGGAATGAATTTGGAGGCCTTTGTACAGAAATGGAAGGTGCTTCAATAGGACATACATGCCATGTAAATAAGGTGCCATTTTTAGTAATAAGATCAATTTCAGATAAGGCAAATGGTGAAGCTACAGATAATTTTGGGGAATTTGTAAACAACGCAGCTAAAAATTCCATGAAAATGTTAGAAGGAATATTAAACTCATTATAGAAATAGAAAGAGTATGGCAAATGCCATGCTCTTTATTTAGTTTTTATGAAAATATGAGCAGTGTCTTTAAGAATTATAATTATAAAAATGATCTAAATGGAAATAATAAAATAGTAGAATATGTTAGGAGAACTTTTATGAAAGATGAACTTTTGGCCGAAATTAATGAAAAGGTCTCAAAGCTATCCAATGATATGGAAAAAGCAAAAATTGCAGAATATGTAGAGTTGATGGAAAATCCCAAAAGAATTTTATACTTAAACTTTATGATTGGATTAGCAAGGGGTCTTGGAACAGCCATAGGGTTAACAGTTTTAGCAGCTCTGACACTCTATATCTTGTATCAATTTGTGGATTTGCCATTAATAGGAAGCTACATAGCTAAATTAATAGAAATAATAGAAAACTATAAATAAGGAGCTAAAAATGGACAGAGATAAATTATCTTATTTTAAGAATAAACTCATGAAAGAAAAGGAAAATGCTATAAACACTGTAGAATTATCTAATAGAAATGAAAACAATGATGCCCTAAAGGATTATAATTATGAATTATCCTCCTATGATAATCATCCAGCAGACATGGGAACAGAAACCTTTCAAATGGAAATGAATATGTGTTTAAAAAATGATGAAAAACTGTATATAAGAGATATTGACAATGCATTAGAGAGAATAGAAAAGGGTACTTATGGAACTTGTTCCATGTGTAACAAACCTATTAAAGAAGAACGATTAGAATTTATGCCAACAGCCATAAACTGTATAAAATGCGAAAAAGAAGATGGGCTAGAGCTTAATGAAATTTTGCAAACGCGTCCTGTGGAAGAAGATGTATTAGGAGCACCCTTTGGTGAAAATTCTTTAGATAAGGCTAATTTTAATGGTTTTGATGGAGAAGATGCTCTTCAAGAAGTTAATAGAAACAACAAGACAAAGCATGAATCCCTAGACTGGTATGATAATAACTATGATAATACCATATCTGGAGTAGTGGAAGAAGTAGATAAAATAAGTGAATCATATTATGAAGAACAAAAGTGAAGCCTGTGCTTCACTTTTTTAAGTAAAGTAATTGAAATTGTGATATAATCAGAGAGACAGCATTTTAGGGGGGAGTTTATGAACTATATAATTATAGTAGGAATAATTTTAATAGACCAATTTACTAAATACTTAACTCAAGCAAATATGCATGTAAATGAGACAATACCAATTATCAATAATATATTTCATTTAACCTATGTGCAAAATCCAGGTGCGGCCTTTGGAATACTTAGAAATCAAAAGTGGTTTTTTGTAGTA contains:
- a CDS encoding YggT family protein; translated protein: MYILKVSINYFFRVIEYLVIARILLSWISNNPYGGVHRFLHQVTEPILAPFRELSYRIGIGGGMIDLSPIFAIFFLQLVNGLINSIL
- a CDS encoding YlmH family RNA-binding protein, encoding MINRDRFLTHIRDSEDRQTMTKILNKAQKSLKNYIVCGTEFYSPYEINMAIPIIEQIHDLNYFIYGAYENAERKIIIFYPSIFELTKEDYPIGIIKVEGNFNKSTLSHRDFLGAILGLGLKRGKIGDILINENEALIIGYKEINEFIRLNLTKIGRNNISIEHVDLDYKIEKEDKYKMVTSTVASLRLDSVVATGFSISRSIATKLIKGDKVKVNWKLQPQPSTLVSSGDVISVRGKGRIEVFHVGGKTKKDRYKVQIKRML
- a CDS encoding DivIVA domain-containing protein, translating into MITPLDIQNKEFKKSMRGYKESEVDEFLDEIINDYEKLYKDNKELNDKIEMVQEQIKKYETIEKTLRDTLVVAQSTAEDVGSNARKQAEIIIQEAEAKAKNIIGEANNEVLNINKEYEQAKQQLNIFKTRFKTLLESQLETMEKITEEI
- a CDS encoding 5'-methylthioadenosine/adenosylhomocysteine nucleosidase, producing the protein MKKFGIIGAMDEETIIIKEKMEVKNSTEMAGMTFHEGIFCNKDVVLVRCGIGKVNAAICTQILISNFKVDTIINTGVAGAVDSELNIGDVVISKDVLEHDFDVTNFGGYKLGQIPRMDTWIFGADEKLIEAATKARNDMEYKTKVGRVLSGDVFVACKDKKAFLWNEFGGLCTEMEGASIGHTCHVNKVPFLVIRSISDKANGEATDNFGEFVNNAAKNSMKMLEGILNSL
- a CDS encoding DUF5665 domain-containing protein, with amino-acid sequence MKDELLAEINEKVSKLSNDMEKAKIAEYVELMENPKRILYLNFMIGLARGLGTAIGLTVLAALTLYILYQFVDLPLIGSYIAKLIEIIENYK
- a CDS encoding TraR/DksA C4-type zinc finger protein → MDRDKLSYFKNKLMKEKENAINTVELSNRNENNDALKDYNYELSSYDNHPADMGTETFQMEMNMCLKNDEKLYIRDIDNALERIEKGTYGTCSMCNKPIKEERLEFMPTAINCIKCEKEDGLELNEILQTRPVEEDVLGAPFGENSLDKANFNGFDGEDALQEVNRNNKTKHESLDWYDNNYDNTISGVVEEVDKISESYYEEQK